The genomic interval atttCAAATTGAAACACTCTGGTAAATATAATTTGcctggcttttttattttattttatttatttactttaggTAATTTAGTAGGACAGTTAGGCTGTGTATTGCAATTTCactaactttgtttttattaagtAAGCATGTAAGAAAAATTACTGTCCTCCAGGTCACATTTCTTCTCTTGTATTTATGTAAACAAATGACTGAAAACATCTCAGACTTCTTCATACCTGTAAGCCTTATTCTTCCCATCTGTGAAATGGTTTTAGCATGCTCTTTACAGTGACAATAAGATGCTTTAAGAAATTACAGCTTAGTATGTGCTTTATGATGCTGTTTTATAAAGCTGCTATGTATTTGCTTGATTTATCTCCTTCTTCATTTAGCCTGCCTCCTACCTACTTTCTGGTGTCCTCCCTTTTTGTTATCTCCATCTCCCCACCCACATGAGTAGCTACTCCCTGTGCATTTTGCCCTTACTTACAACTGAAAGCCGTCTTCCATTTAGTCTGCcataaaatctttattttaacctttcctttcttcctctaaGTTATTCTTTGAAGTCTGTCCCTTCCAAATGACTCCTAGCTTAAACATCTGCTGACAAATTCTGCAGTAAAAAGCTgtactgtataaaaaaaaaattgaaaaaattaTGACAAATATTAAGTTCTAGCATTCAGTGATGGAAATTCAGATCTTGTGCTGTACAGTTCAGAGCAGGTATATTTTTGAAATGGTGACTCaacagaagggtttttttgttatgtaGCATTTTGAAATGTGGACAAGTTCTTGGATATATGTGTCTCAGTAGCTGTGCAGTTCTGTTTCTCAGAATGGATGAACTCTGCTCCATGCAAATGGAGTCCAAATAAACTGCTCTGGAACATCCACCTGGATTTTCATGACAGGGCACCGCGCCAAGATGTATTCTTGTTAAGCCATAAGTAGTTGCAATGTAAATATGTAAACCACAACTGGCCTTAATTTGCTGTGGCCAGATTTGTCTGAGACTCATTACTCCAAGTATTTAGGTTAGCAGTTTCTTCACTATCATGAGACAGTCAGTGAGCACAATGAATCATTGAGGTAATGGGTAATCAGAGAAAGAAGACTGATCGGAATAAAGGAGCCATCGTCTGCAGGATTATGCCTATTTATTTCAGGAGCCATAAGGAGAAAGTGCATCATATGCAGGCAGTAatgttaaatgcttttaaataaataataatctttATAAATAGTAGAGTTAATACATTTGGAATGTTTTCTATTTGCCtgcttatttttgaaaatacttgctGTTACATATTAACTTTTAATTAGAAAGGTACAAAGAGGTTCTGTaaagacagcaaagcagaagataaTTGAAGTTGTAGACTTCTGTAATAAAACACTGTAACTTGATTGGTTTAGAACAGGTAATCTAACTTTAAAATCATTGTGGTTTAAAAGGTGctctgttattaaaaataacagcttcaGTCTATGAAGACATAACAACAGGTTCGGTAAAAGTACTTAAAGCATGGATTGACTTTTTGTAATGTGTTTTGGGTACTCGTCTTCTGTGCCCAGAGCACAAAGAAGTTTGCCAGTTTATTCTGCTGGCATTAGAAACTCAATTGTGTACTGACATCTGGTGATGGGAATGATGCAcaacaatttttccttttcttaatttcttttaacatcTTCCTGTAACACATAGCTGCACAAATAGTGTCAGGAGCTCCCAGCTGTACTGAACTTTGCAGCATTTCACCAGTTTTCAGGTCTTGACAGTGTTCTGATCTGTTCCTGAATCCTTTTATTTGTGATATACTGCCTTTGTGCCAAAGTCTAGCTAAAGAAATGTGGCTCATGTCCATGTTATTTAGTCTTACTACCTCTGTAGTGGACCAGCCTTGTCCACAGCCTGTTACTGCCTGGGGAGCATCATGGCATGGTCTGCCTCTTTACTCAGGATGTAAACTCTAGAGTTAATTATCACCTCAGGCATACTCGCCTTCCCTTTTGGAAAGAACTAGTTGTTTCTGTTGAGATGGGAAGCAACTGCCATATCTAAGGAAACTTATTTTTCAAGATTATATTTTCCTACGTTCTTTATGGGTAAAGACTCCTTGATAACCTAGCAGTTAcctaggttaaaaaaaaaaaaaaaaaaaaaaaatctgtagtaTCTTCAGCATGCCTTCTTCAGGGTTTAATACCCATGAGAGATTTGACAGTTGTCAGCCTTTGTCTTAGTCTGACTTCTTCTGTATTCTAGCATTGGGAATCTACTCTTCTATTACTTTATGGACAAACTGCCACTGACATCAATGGAGCAAGTAAATCTTAGCGTTAGTGGGATAGGTTGCCCACATGAAAAACGCAGCATTCAAAAATTGGTTTTAACTGATAGGTGTGTCTAGAAATCAGGAAAATACTGTAGAAGATTTTTCGGGCTTTTTGCTTATTCAAATTGTACTCATTCAGAAAGGGCATATGGAAGAGCCCTGtaaaatttcctcttttttcctgagTGTAACTGAATGTCATTCATATTGTTCTGGCAGGCTTTATTTTCTCATATGCTGAATACAGATAATATAGCCACGCAGAGCATGGCAGAATGTCCTTCTGTTGCTTGTAGGGTGTCTTCTGCTGGAACACTTACCTTACATAACTGTCTGCCACATGGCATTGCTTTTGATTATAGTTTAAATAAGCCAGTGGTGGGCAGAAAATATGTACAATAACATCAGATAAagatattattattaattttatatgttAAATCTATAAATTTCCCTGACAAGAATGAAGGTAATTCATAGTATGGGTAGTGTTCTAGGTATTAATTTAAGCAAAGATAGTCAGAAGTTTTGACTGTAAGTAAAATTGCTACCTAGCCCTGCTTCTATTTCTGTGTGGAAATATATGATGCCTCTAAGTATAATTTACTGAAGAATTTAAGATATTAGAGTCTAATGACATTATAAATTATTGTAATGCAAGATATAAGGTTATaataaaagcagagaggaaacagttaTACTGTGAGACACTCATCTCAGGAGAACAGTGTCATTgaaatgtttacatttcttGGCAATACTTGCTTACATTTCTAAGAAAATATCGGTACACATTTGCCatgctattttgttttgtatttttactgaTCATTAATCTCATCTTGTTGTAAACAGTTTAAGAACAATGTGAACTTTGAtttcattatgatttttttttcttccttcttcattcTCCTTACTTTGCCATGGCACTTTACATTGTTCCTCTGTGAGGAAGTGCTTCCTGCTTCAAACAGTGCAGGCCTACAGTTAATACAAAGCTCTTTGTAAAGTAACTGATACTACTGTATATTCCCATATATCTTTATCTATATATAAAAGATATatacaggattttaaaaacagattttatattcCTTAACCAATACTTTTTATAACATCTGTAGTTTCAGGCCTAACCCTTTTCCTGacctcctttccttccacttcTTTTATGTCTATGCTCAAATCTTTTCTACTATATTCAATTCTCTTTAAGCATTCTTCAAATTCAGCTTTCACCAGATGTAGGCTTTAATAAATCATTAACTGTGCTCATTATACACTTAACCTTCCATGATTCATTCCGTTACCTGCCCCAAGTAGTCCTCAAATTGCGGTTTGTGTTTTAATATTACCAGAACTTTATTGAGCCAAACGTCATTAGAGAACACTTGCCATGGAGACCAGATCTTTTATGGGCACAGGAGAAAACTTTGAAGAGGTGGTAGAAGAAAGGTAAGTTTACCTGATTTTGCCTCTCGTAAGAGAAGACGAAGCAAAAGCAATCACCAAGTTGATTTATTGGGTAAAAAGAATACAGATGCACTGCAGAAATTTAAGAAGATGATTTAATAGGAAAATAgagggtattttttaaaaatctttgcagGCAATAAGAGACAGGaatcaggaaaggaaagcaagaaatggAATTTTACATCAATCTTAGAAAATGTACTATCTTTTCCAGGCCTTTATTTCCAGACCGGAATCCTATCACCTTACCATAAAGAGCTAAGAATAATGTTCCATGGAATCCCTCTTGCAGATGGCACCAGGTCACTTTTACACCATGATCCTCTAATCGTTTCTTGTACAGCAGTCCATCATCTCTAAGCACATCAAATTCACAGGTCAAAATGAAAGTCTCAGGAAGTCGAGCAATAACACTGTCTTCAGCTAGCAGTGGTGAAAAAACAGTGTCAAACATAGGCTTGACCACTGCATAGACTTCTTCTGAGAAAGGATGCTTTGTACTTGGTTTGTAGCCTCTTGTTTTAAACTCATGAGGGATGCAGTCAACGTTTATCCATTTCTGATACTTAAGTTGCAAATCTTCTGGAATATGACAACCTTTGAACACTGCTTCCATGACAGACAAGTCTTTATTAAGATACTTCAAACCAAGAGCAAGGGTTCGTTCCTTTAACAAAATGGGGACTCCCTTATTCTGCTGATAAGAAGGCAAATTGAAGTCTACACACTGGAGAAAAGGATATATTAGGATTTGTGCTCTCAGCTTTGGGAGATCTCTTCTGTTCACCAGTGCttgtgcaacagcagcagtgagtgTACCTCCACTACTGTCTCCACAGATGATAATGCGGGAAGGGTCTACTCCATATTCCTGTGCAGTCCTCATAAAGTGTACGGTGGCAGTGACACAATCCTCAGACTGGGTTGGATATGGATACTCGGGAGCTAAGCGATACCTAAATATGAGTTAAAGTGTTTTAACATAGTCATATCTAGTGAATGGTCCTCTTGTCATCTT from Falco biarmicus isolate bFalBia1 chromosome 3, bFalBia1.pri, whole genome shotgun sequence carries:
- the LOC130146751 gene encoding arylacetamide deacetylase-like 4; the encoded protein is MELLLVTFLAVLTVFVAMAFYYEHPTADIPHGISQRRKLYLFHYILNFGFGLGKFLDKVGITSEVHFLRAAMDGVPPLKDKHLFIKDLRFEKVKVRIYQPKMSTTGQRRGILYFHGGVGRFGSIRAYERTCRYFARKSNSVVVSVGYRLAPEYPYPTQSEDCVTATVHFMRTAQEYGVDPSRIIICGDSSGGTLTAAVAQALVNRRDLPKLRAQILIYPFLQCVDFNLPSYQQNKGVPILLKERTLALGLKYLNKDLSVMEAVFKGCHIPEDLQLKYQKWINVDCIPHEFKTRGYKPSTKHPFSEEVYAVVKPMFDTVFSPLLAEDSVIARLPETFILTCEFDVLRDDGLLYKKRLEDHGVKVTWCHLQEGFHGTLFLALYGKVIGFRSGNKGLEKIVHFLRLM